A part of Sinorhizobium chiapasense genomic DNA contains:
- a CDS encoding amino acid ABC transporter permease — translation MAIGVTNAPDKSKSSGSIINDPQVRGIFYQAITIIILAALVYWIVDNTVENLRRANIASGYGFLNSRSGFDVGQSLIAFTSDSSYGRALVVGFVNTLLVAITGIVTATIIGFVVGIGRLSHNWIIAKLSLAYVEVFRNIPPLLVIFFWYSGVLAILPQARDALALPLNIFVSNRGVAFPRPILGEGSQYTILAFLIAVAASFLVARYARQRQAATGQRFPVLWTVLGLVIGLPLVTFLATGAPLTFDVPIAGKFNLTGGSVVGPEFMALYLALSFYTAAFIAEIVRAGIRGVSKGQTEAAHALGIRPRLTTRLVIVPQAMRIIIPPLTSQYLNLTKNSSLAVAVGYADLVAVGGTILNQTGQSIEVVSIWLIVYLSLSLATSLFMNWYNARMALVER, via the coding sequence ATGGCCATTGGCGTCACGAATGCGCCTGACAAAAGCAAATCCTCGGGATCGATCATCAACGATCCTCAGGTGCGCGGAATATTCTACCAGGCGATCACCATCATCATACTCGCGGCTCTCGTCTACTGGATCGTCGATAACACGGTCGAGAACCTGAGGCGTGCAAATATCGCATCCGGCTACGGCTTCCTGAACAGCCGGTCGGGGTTCGATGTCGGACAGTCGCTGATCGCCTTCACGAGCGATTCCAGTTACGGCCGCGCACTGGTTGTCGGTTTCGTCAACACACTGCTGGTGGCGATTACCGGTATCGTCACCGCGACGATCATCGGCTTCGTCGTCGGCATCGGACGCCTTTCGCACAACTGGATCATCGCCAAGCTGTCGCTTGCCTATGTCGAGGTGTTCCGCAACATCCCGCCGCTGCTTGTCATCTTCTTCTGGTACAGCGGCGTTCTGGCGATCCTGCCGCAGGCGCGGGACGCGCTCGCCCTGCCCCTCAATATCTTTGTGAGCAATCGCGGCGTGGCCTTCCCGAGACCCATCCTCGGAGAAGGGTCTCAATATACGATCCTCGCGTTCCTTATTGCTGTTGCTGCGAGCTTTCTCGTCGCGCGGTATGCCAGGCAGCGACAAGCAGCGACCGGGCAGCGCTTTCCGGTGTTGTGGACGGTGCTCGGGTTGGTCATCGGCCTGCCGCTGGTCACGTTCCTCGCCACCGGCGCACCGCTCACGTTCGACGTCCCGATTGCGGGCAAATTCAACCTGACGGGCGGCTCTGTCGTCGGGCCGGAATTCATGGCCCTTTACCTCGCTCTGTCCTTCTACACCGCTGCCTTCATCGCCGAGATCGTGCGGGCCGGGATCCGCGGCGTTTCAAAGGGGCAGACAGAAGCGGCCCATGCACTTGGCATCCGCCCGAGGCTGACAACGCGGCTCGTCATCGTGCCGCAGGCAATGCGGATCATCATCCCGCCATTGACCAGTCAGTATCTCAACCTCACCAAGAACTCTTCGTTGGCGGTTGCCGTCGGCTATGCGGATCTCGTCGCCGTCGGCGGTACGATCCTCAACCAGACCGGACAGTCTATCGAAGTGGTCAGCATCTGGCTCATCGTCTATCTCAGCTTGAGCCTTGCGACGTCGCTGTTCATGAACTGGTACAACGCCCGTATGGCGCTGGTGGAGAGGTGA